From the Eremothecium cymbalariae DBVPG#7215 chromosome 6, complete sequence genome, one window contains:
- the PSD1 gene encoding phosphatidylserine decarboxylase 1 (similar to Ashbya gossypii AFR022C): MLKSGANMLMYRNRNLRLNINITSSSSWMVARRGFNAGMRLKRKTNEFIWYSRRYYSSAKEHGEQHRQQAVRFASVSGGRNLTMTKLFVMTGVTLIFGSLIFHQQKRWEEAREGDGKDDTKHKAKIRIFNNNWFFFCYSTLPLNAMSRIWGQVNSLALPVWLRPWGYKLYSIFFGVNLEEMDDPDLTHYENLSQFFYRTIRPECRPIDDRENVIVCPSDGRVLQLGIIDSETGDVEQIKGITYSVKEFLGTHAHPMITRGSSSEALASNEGDEHKHREFARLNNIPYSLRDLIGDTPGDHTPESHIQPIQYESEGDTVLPEAKIYASKTMKLLGELSTHFVDKLTSNDPNNTQLYFAVIYLAPGDYHHYHSPVNWVCKLRRHFPGELFSVAPYFQRNFPNLFILNERVALLGHWKHGFFSMTPVGATNVGSIKLNFDKELVTNSKANRHKKPHTCYEATYETASKILGGVPLVKGEEIGGFMLGSTVVLCFEAPDNFQFDVKVGDIVKMGQSLGQIT; this comes from the coding sequence ATGCTCAAATCTGGAGCCAATATGTTGATGTACAGAAATAGAAACTTGAGATTAAACATAAACATAACCAGCAGTAGTAGCTGGATGGTGGCTCGTCGTGGATTTAATGCAGGGATGCGGTTGAAGAGGAAAACAAATGAATTCATTTGGTATTCCAGGCGGTATTATTCCTCTGCGAAAGAACATGGCGAGCAACACCGGCAGCAGGCCGTTCGTTTCGCCTCAGTTTCTGGTGGCAGGAATCTAACCATGACGAAGTTGTTTGTTATGACAGGGGTGACGCTTATCTTTGGGTCTTTGATCTTTCATCAGCAGAAGAGATGGGAAGAGGCAAGAGAGGGTGACGGTAAGGATGATACAAAGCACAAGGCTAAAATTAGGatattcaacaacaactggttttttttctgttatTCGACATTACCTTTGAACGCCATGTCAAGAATCTGGGGCCAAGTGAATTCCTTAGCGCTTCCTGTGTGGTTAAGGCCTTGGGGATATAAATTGTATTCCATTTTCTTTGGAGTTAACTTGGAAGAAATGGACGATCCAGACTTGACACACTATGAAAATTTGTCTCAATTCTTTTATCGAACGATCAGACCTGAATGTAGGCCTATAGATGATCGTGAGAATGTCATTGTTTGTCCCAGTGATGGCAGAGTGTTACAGTTAGGGATCATCGATTCGGAAACTGGCGACGTTGAGCAAATTAAAGGTATAACTTATTCCGTAAAAGAATTCCTAGGTACGCATGCTCACCCTATGATAACTAGAGGTAGTTCTTCTGAAGCGTTAGCTTCAAATGAAGGTGATGAACATAAACATAGGGAATTTGCTCGTTTGAACAATATACCATATTCCCTCCGAGATCTTATCGGTGATACCCCGGGGGACCATACTCCTGAGTCTCATATTCAACCAATTCAATATGAGTCTGAAGGAGACACGGTCTTGCCAGAAGCGAAAATCTATGCGTCGAAAACAATGAAACTTCTTGGTGAATTGTCCACTCATTTCGTTGATAAGCTAACATCTAACGATCCAAACAACACTCAATTATATTTTGCCGTGATATACTTGGCACCAGGTgattatcatcattatcattcTCCGGTTAATTGGGTTTGTAAATTACGTCGTCATTTTCCTGGTGAATTATTTTCAGTTGCTCCATACTTCCAAAGAAACTTTCCAAACTTATTTATTCTCAACGAACGAGTAGCGTTATTGGGACATTGGAAGCATGGTTTTTTTAGCATGACACCAGTAGGTGCTACGAACGTTGGATCTATTAAATTgaactttgataaagaatTAGTTACCAATTCTAAAGCTAATAGACATAAAAAGCCTCATACGTGTTATGAAGCTACATATGAAACCGCTTCAAAGATACTTGGAGGCGTCCCTTTGGTTAAAGGTGAAGAAATAGGTGGGTTTATGTTAGGTAGTACTGTCGTATTGTGTTTTGAAGCCCCAGATAACTTTCAATTTGATGTTAAAGTTGGTGACATAGTGAAAATGGGTCAATCCCTGGGCCAAATTACTTGA
- the SKO1 gene encoding Sko1p (similar to Ashbya gossypii AFR025C), which produces MERNTVKQHVSSFDLEPNPFEQSFASTKKDASGHNKSLLQQVRHQTEQPLLGIINNGTAGQHPPHHQKSPLRYHLQQPKPPVIHSPPILTPGGGHRLPAMLLSPQILQAHNAQTESLPHPTGSHSQMPALSPLIPGAPSNGQTTPSFLMGLTKTGLTPNESSMRTGLTPGMLNPNQPTSLPIPSNGQFTPGLSSMLSSMPMGAGGSRTPGTGVSSHPHSLSTVLEVPTSHPTSLSNLPVGAATNRAPGNMSLEIPPEKVKNLSVKERKRSMSTDDALEASCNNASSSSSSSVNNSSKKKVKKSQSAPIGDEEEEERERKRKEFLERNRLAASKFRKRKKEYIKKIETDLQFYETEYSDLTSFVDRLSGLNGNSKSTDLQNSDLSLLKLLKQSLMRPDLAKAMSIVNQIEQLMVSTKYIQRNGINPRLEDGQKQHSRIDVMSMNATIGTNSGVNELSASSTLRPQSYKSGSSSSSNTTYASINRHDGM; this is translated from the coding sequence ATGGAAAGAAATACAGTGAAACAACACGTTTCGTCGTTTGACTTAGAGCCAAATCCATTTGAACAGAGTTTTGCTTCGACGAAGAAGGATGCAAGCGGTCATAATAAGTCTCTGTTGCAACAGGTGCGTCATCAAACAGAACAGCCATTACTTGGAATCATTAATAATGGTACTGCTGGGCAACATCCTCCACATCATCAGAAGTCACCTTTAAGATATCATTTACAGCAGCCGAAGCCTCCCGTAATTCATTCACCTCCCATACTGACTCCTGGAGGTGGTCATCGATTACCTGCAATGCTTCTGTCGCCTCAAATCTTACAGGCCCATAATGCCCAGACAGAGTCTTTGCCTCATCCAACAGGAAGTCATTCGCAAATGCCTGCATTAAGTCCTCTCATACCTGGAGCACCCTCAAATGGGCAGACTACTCCCAGTTTTTTGATGGGTCTAACTAAAACTGGTTTGACACCAAATGAGTCAAGCATGCGAACTGGTTTAACTCCGGGTATGCTTAACCCAAATCAGCCAACTTCGCTCCCCATTCCTTCAAATGGCCAGTTTACACCAGGATTATCGTCTATGCTATCGTCGATGCCAATGGGTGCTGGCGGCAGCAGGACTCCTGGGACAGGTGTATCTTCACATCCACATTCTCTGTCTACTGTGTTAGAAGTTCCAACATCACATCCGACTTCGTTATCGAATCTTCCTGTTGGTGCAGCAACTAATAGAGCACCAGGCAATATGTCTCTAGAGATCCCTCCAGAGAAGGTAAAAAACCTGAGCGTTAAGGAGAGAAAGAGGTCTATGTCTACTGACGACGCCCTAGAGGCATCATGTAACAACGctagcagcagcagcagcagcagcgtCAATAATAGcagcaagaagaaggttaaGAAATCACAGAGTGCTCCAATTGgggatgaagaagaagaggaacGGGAGCGCAAACGGAAAgagtttttggaaagaaaCAGATTGGCGGCATCCAAATTTAGGAAACGTAAGAAGGAATACATCAAAAAGATTGAGACTGATTTACAATTTTACGAAACTGAATACAGCGATTTGACTTCCTTTGTCGACAGATTATCTGGTTTAAATGGAAATTCAAAGAGTACTGACCTACAGAATTCAGATTTATCTTTGTTaaaattgttgaagcaGTCTTTAATGAGACCGGATCTTGCGAAGGCAATGTCCATAGTAAATCAGATAGAACAGCTGATGGTGTCCACAAAATACATACAGAGAAATGGCATAAATCCCAGGTTGGAAGATGGTCAAAAACAACATTCACGGATTGATGTTATGAGTATGAATGCAACTATTGGAACCAACTCAGGAGTGAACGAATTGAGTGCCTCATCAACTTTGAGGCCGCAATCTTATAAGAGTGGTTCATCTAGCTCGAGCAACACGACTTATGCTTCAATCAACAGACATGATGGCATGTAA
- a CDS encoding uncharacterized protein (similar to Ashbya gossypii AFR028W), whose translation MWLRRLFRSINERSTGSSLLGDFSVIDKESQFGSPADLSGDSARTEANAKGNEGPDGENVCSSKDSDFALSSGQTLTGMCGVPRFESERRLIMAHGMLSSKVYVFGSASSYKVYQSKRRSIRRIIKAMGFQDVNMEFGAGIPLLRADFMHRDVHSHRTCLEHVIIYKYILVQNGNSPPFDDSSKATLLYENALGIRLYEVKYCSVFVSYSSAGTLEEIFVIHRPKDGPLLCKMIGVAGSNQRNVMIDGVRAVWVNRKGKVRCLLLVPSGKMPSLEPNRDMTPVDWHQDSIQPSIWAEYSDTDLSSKYDVLGELRVGEVVEESPTGLLEIPQATEIIAYMCLCLHFAKYGRRPETPARPIVCTC comes from the coding sequence ATGTGGCTAAGGAGGTTATTTCGATCGATAAATGAGCGATCTACTGGTTCTAGCCTGTTGGGTGATTTCTCTGTTATCGATAAGGAGTCACAATTTGGATCTCCTGCAGATCTTTCTGGTGATAGTGCACGAACGGAAGCAAACGCTAAGGGCAATGAAGGTCCAGATGGAGAAAATGTGTGCTCTAGTAAGGATTCAGACTTTGCATTAAGCTCTGGACAGACTTTGACGGGTATGTGTGGGGTGCCTAGATTTGAATCGGAGAGAAGGTTAATAATGGCGCATGGGATGTTAAGTTCTAAAGTCTATGTGTTTGGGAGTGCCTCATCATATAAAGTGTACCAATCTAAAAGGAGGAGCATACGTAGGATTATAAAAGCTATGGGGTTCCAAGATGTTAATATGGAATTCGGAGCAGGGATTCCTCTTCTTCGCGCAGACTTTATGCATCGCGATGTGCACTCACACAGAACTTGTCTGGAACATGTCATAATTTATAAGTATATTCTTGTACAAAACGGCAACTCGCCTCCATTTGATGATAGTTCTAAGGCTACGTTGTTATACGAAAATGCGCTTGGAATAAGGCTTTATGAAGTTAAATATTGTTCGGTATTTGTTAGTTATAGTAGCGCAGGAACTTTAGAAGAGATATTCGTAATTCATCGTCCAAAGGATGGACCTTTGTTGTGCAAGATGATTGGTGTTGCTGGTAGTAACCAAAGGAATGTGATGATTGACGGTGTGAGGGCGGTATGGGTCAATCGTAAGGGGAAGGTGAGATGTTTGCTATTAGTTCCCAGCGGGAAAATGCCATCGCTTGAGCCCAATAGGGACATGACTCCAGTAGACTGGCATCAGGACAGCATTCAGCCATCTATATGGGCAGAATACTCTGATACAGATCTCTCCTCCAAATATGATGTACTTGGAGAGCTTCGTGTTGGAGAGGTAGTTGAGGAATCGCCTACAGGTCTTTTGGAAATCCCACAAGCCACCGAGATTATTGCATATATGTGCCTATGCCTACACTTTGCAAAGTATGGAAGAAGGCCAGAAACGCCAGCCAGGCCAATCGTCTGCACAtgttga
- the RPC10 gene encoding DNA-directed RNA polymerase core subunit RPC10 (similar to Ashbya gossypii AFR026C) — translation MSREGFQIPTNLDAAAAGTAQARTATLKYICAECSSKLSLSRTDPVRCKNCGHRILLKARTKRMVQFEAR, via the coding sequence ATGTCCCGCGAAGGTTTTCAGATTCCGACAAATTTGGACGCAGCAGCTGCAGGTACTGCGCAAGCAAGAACTGCGACGTTGAAGTACATCTGTGCAGAATGCTCGAGCAAATTGTCGCTATCTCGGACGGACCCAGTGCGGTGCAAGAACTGTGGTCATAGGATTCTGCTCAAGGCCAGGACCAAGAGAATGGTTCAATTTGAAGCTAGATGA
- the RIA1 gene encoding GTPase RIA1 (similar to Ashbya gossypii AFR031C), producing MPRVSSDISKRLQKDPSCIRNICILAHVDHGKTSLSDSLLASNGIISQRLAGRVRYLDSRPDEQLRGITMESSAISLYFRVLHKQDNSEEPLVAEHLINLIDSPGHIDFSSEVSAASRLCDGAVVLVDVVEGVCSQTVTVLRQCWTEKLKPILVLNKMDRLINELQLTPQEAYFHLTKIIEQVNSIIGSFYVGDRVLDDLSWREQLEQNINAEFIEKDDADLYFEPSKNNVIFSSAIDGWGFNIGLFAKFYEQKLGAKRENLQKVLWGDFYMDPKTKKIINNKGLKGRILKPLFVSLILDNIWKIYDNVLNSHDSEVLEKITKTLNIKVLPRDLKSKDYKNLLKTILGQWIPVSTAILLTVVMELPSPLESQQKRIKSIIENAPGHDVASPALISAMQECDRSGPMCAYVSKILSIPKDDLPVNSNNIAGMDELLERRRAREEALIAARTAELAESISKVAIDNDEVNLYSRVSETAVTPMMDDLIRPKNLTTSTQRKQDINTTDSFEVVSELAPEFKLDTESTEEHDAELTEGLDDINSIPEFVPVASDPNDPLASMFEYEEEDPFGNDEAQLETDIPYEDNNEELIAFTRLYSGTLKVGQEISVLGPKYDAKQPAEHIDQATITSLYLFMGKELVPLNECPSGNIIGIGGLAGKVLKSGTLIEKNIQGVNLASTSSNFTPIVRVALEPSNPTEMSRLVHGLKLLNQADPCVEICFEDSGEVILCTAGELHLERCLKDLRERFAGIEISCSPPVIPYRETFLKTITMNPVRNQGLGRGVMVAYLGELKLKIRSLPLPKNLTTFLVNNEEQIKSFIKEAESSQEQILTSSKLRRYLEDESSEHEDAELKGMIAEICRFGPRRTGPNILISKSGLLRNFFVPHGSSASFELEDSILNGFELAVSEGPLAKEPVQGMAIIIEDIQKMSPEEIAAIDDPSYQHEVLDLSGRLITTTRDAIHQSFLDWSPRIMWAMYTCEIQASIEVLGKVYAVVQQRRGRIVSEEMKEGTPFFHIIARIPVVEAFGFTDDVRKKTSGAAHPQLVFSGYECLNLDPFWVPTTEEELEELGNTADRENIARKHMNDIRRRKGLFVNEKVIQNAEKQRTLKRN from the coding sequence ATGCCAAGAGTGAGTTCAGATATTTCCAAGAGGTTGCAGAAAGATCCTAGTTGtattagaaatatttgCATTCTGGCGCACGTTGATCATGGTAAGACATCCCTATCAGATTCGTTGTTAGCTTCTAATGGCATCATATCTCAGAGGTTGGCGGGTAGGGTCAGATATTTAGACTCCAGGCCCGATGAGCAGTTGCGTGGTATCACAATGGAATCAAGCGCTATTTCCCTTTATTTTAGGGTGCTGCATAAGCAAGATAACAGTGAGGAACCCCTTGTTGCAGAGCACTTGATAAACTTAATTGATTCCCCGGGCCATATAGACTTTTCAAGTGAAGTTAGCGCTGCGTCAAGATTGTGTGATGGTGCTGTGGTGCTGGTTGATGTTGTAGAAGGTGTTTGCTCACAAACTGTTACCGTTCTTAGACAATGCTGGACCGAGAAGCTGAAGCCTATACTTGTATTGAATAAAATGGACAGATTAATCAACGAGTTACAATTAACCCCACAAGAGGCTTATTTTCATTTGACCAAGATAATAGAACAAGTTAATTCTATAATTGGTTCATTTTATGTAGGTGACCGAGTTCTAGATGACCTTTCATGGAGAGAACAGCTAGAGCAGAATATAAACGCCgagtttattgaaaaagatgatgctgatttatattttgaacCATCTAAGAATAATGTCATATTTTCTTCCGCAATTGACGGATGGGGATTTAACATCGGTTTATTTGCTAAATTTTATGAACAAAAACTAGGAGCAAAAAGGGAGAACCTCCAGAAGGTCTTATGGGGAGACTTTTATATGGACCCaaagacaaagaagatAATCAATAACAAGGGCCTTAAAGGAAGAATACTTAAACCGTTATTTGTATCTTTAATCCTAGataatatttggaagatatatGATAATGTTTTGAATTCACATGATTCGGAAGTGTTGGAAAAGATTACAAAAACACTTAATATTAAGGTTCTTCCTCGTGATTTAAAATCCAAGGATTATAaaaatttattgaagacAATTCTTGGCCAGTGGATACCTGTTAGCACTGCTATTTTGTTAACTGTAGTCATGGAATTACCGTCCCCTCTAGAATCGCAGCAGAAGAGAATCAAATCTATCATCGAAAATGCACCAGGTCACGATGTTGCTTCTCCGGCACTAATTTCTGCAATGCAGGAATGTGATAGAAGTGGACCCATGTGCGCTTACGtttcaaagatattatcAATACCAAAAGACGACTTGCCAGTCAATTCTAACAATATTGCCGGTATGGATGAGCTGcttgaaagaagaagggCAAGGGAGGAAGCCCTAATAGCGGCAAGGACAGCTGAATTAGCTGAATCAATTTCAAAGGTTGCAATTGATAATGATGAGGTTAATTTATATTCCAGAGTATCTGAGACAGCGGTAACGCCAATGATGGACGATTTGATCCGGCCTAAGAACTTAACTACTTCAACccaaagaaaacaagataTAAATACCACTGACAGTTTTGAAGTTGTATCAGAACTCGCACCGGAATTCAAATTGGATACTGAAAGTACCGAAGAACATGATGCCGAATTAACAGAGGGATTAGACGATATTAATTCTATACCAGAATTCGTTCCGGTAGCAAGCGATCCCAATGACCCCTTAGCGTCAATgtttgaatatgaagaGGAGGATCCATTTGGAAATGATGAGGCTCAATTAGAAACAGATATCCCTTATGAAGATAATAATGAGGAACTTATTGCGTTCACAAGGCTTTATAGCGGGACGCTAAAAGTAGGCCAGGAAATTTCTGTTCTTGGGCCAAAATATGACGCAAAGCAGCCAGCTGAGCATATAGATCAAGCAACGATCACTTCcttatatctttttatGGGTAAGGAATTGGTTCCTTTAAATGAATGCCCTTCTGGAAATATTATTGGTATTGGGGGGCTAGCAGGTAAAGTGTTGAAAAGTGGGACCCTCATAGAGAAGAATATTCAAGGGGTAAATCTAGCCAGTACAAGTTCGAATTTTACACCTATCGTTCGGGTAGCTTTAGAACCATCCAATCCAACTGAGATGAGCAGGCTAGTCCATggtttaaaattattgaatCAGGCTGATCCATGTGTTGAAATTTGTTTCGAAGATTCTGGTGAAGTCATATTATGTACAGCTGGTGAATTACATTTGGAAAGATgtttgaaagatttaaGAGAAAGGTTTGCAGGAATCGAAATATCCTGTTCACCTCCTGTTATACCATACAGAGAaacatttttgaaaacGATAACGATGAACCCCGTCAGAAATCAGGGACTGGGAAGAGGGGTTATGGTTGCATACCTAGGTGaattaaagttgaaaatcAGATCACTTCCATTACCTAAAAATCTGACGACCTTTTTAGTTAACAATGAAGAACAAATTAAAAGCTTTATTAAGGAAGCCGAATCTTCACAAGAACAaattttaacttcttcGAAACTCAGGCGGTATCTGGAAGATGAATCATCGGAACATGAAGACGCAGAATTGAAAGGAATGATTGCAGAAATTTGTCGTTTTGGTCCTAGGAGAACAGGCCCTAACATACTTATTTCTAAATCTGGACTTCTTCGAAATTTCTTCGTGCCCCATGGTAGTAGCGcttcttttgaattggAGGATTCTATACTTAATGGATTCGAGTTAGCTGTTAGTGAGGGCCCATTGGCAAAAGAACCAGTCCAAGGTATGGCGATCATTATAGaagatattcaaaaaatgagTCCCGAAGAAATCGCGGCTATTGATGATCCATCCTATCAGCATGAGGTACTAGACTTGTCCGGAAGATTGATTACTACAACTAGAGATGCCATCCACCAAAGTTTTCTAGATTGGTCACCAAGAATTATGTGGGCTATGTACACATGTGAAATTCAGGCAAGTATAGAAGTTTTAGGTAAAGTATATGCTGTTGTACAGCAAAGACGTGGACGGATTGTGTCAGAGGAAATGAAGGAAGGTACTCCGTTCTTTCATATTATTGCAAGAATTCCCGTGGTTGAGGCATTTGGCTTCACTGATGATGTAAGAAAGAAAACTTCAGGCGCTGCACACCCACAACTAGTTTTTTCTGGTTATGAATGCCTGAATTTAGATCCATTCTGGGTGCCCACAACCGAGGAAGAGTTGGAAGAACTCGGTAACACGGCGGACAGAGAGAATATTGCTAGAAAACACATGAACGACATCAGGAGAAGAAAAGGCCTTTTTGTGAATGAGAAGGTTATTCAAAATGCAGAAAAGCAAAGAACTTTGAAACGTAATTGA
- the DSE2 gene encoding Dse2p (similar to Ashbya gossypii AFR029C), which translates to MYFQICRLIGIITYLGQLRATNALNLFTSNGVVYSPSVVVNTIRIATTVVETIYCTPTKTGLSKQVTIQPVTTSVTLDAPNIASKVSDTTKTVLDMAMPPKIANLNALTPIDTASYFHTQKILSTTKTAVDQPYTTLYNRDGSCTVYYEDPNSEDQFSTIFLTGDMSVSAFSTVTSTISVYKTI; encoded by the coding sequence ATGTATTTCCAGATCTGTCGCCTTATTGGAATTATCACTTATTTGGGTCAGCTTCGCGCAACAAACGCATTGAACTTATTTACGTCAAATGGAGTGGTATACAGTCCTTCTGTGGTGGTAAACACAATAAGAATAGCTACTACGGTAGTGGAAACAATATACTGTACACCAACTAAAACAGGATTGTCTAAGCAGGTTACCATTCAGCCTGTGACTACAAGTGTGACCTTAGATGCACCAAATATTGCGAGTAAAGTTTCAGATACCACCAAAACAGTCCTAGATATGGCCATGCCACCAAAAATAGCCAATTTAAATGCCCTGACTCCGATTGATACTGCATCGTATTTCCACACACAGAAAATACTTTCTACAACCAAGACCGCCGTTGATCAGCCTTACACTACTCTTTACAACAGAGATGGATCATGCACCGTCTACTACGAAGATCCTAATAGTGAGGATCAATTCAGCacaatatttttgacaGGCGATATGAGTGTATCTGCATTCTCGACGGTAACTAGTACCATAAGCGTTTATAAAACCATTTAA
- the DCD1 gene encoding deoxycytidine monophosphate deaminase (similar to Ashbya gossypii AFR023W), whose product MLIGVSGTYGSFYEEVARYFERGYGYKRLKIEDFSTSWEEVKKYATENYDRGYVVTGRWGIKELRGLEQRPFFVHISVDGPIESRFRRSGDGEYEVFIQRLGEHDDQEHVHVVRMAPVQFYVSSGDSGDVMERVGMEVDKLMAGRSNSSNPLRPDWDTYFMKLAHLAASRSNCMKRRVGCVIVRNSRVIATGYNGTPRHLTNCYDGGCPRCNDGGSSLHTCLCLHAEENALLEAGRDRIGSGAILYCDTCPCLTCSIKIVQTGITQVVYSKSYRMDNDSFNVLKQGGVVVRQFSDIEYPRFIVV is encoded by the coding sequence ATGTTGATTGGAGTTTCAGGCACTTACGGTAGTTTTTATGAGGAGGTAGCGAGGTATTTCGAGCGCGGATATGGGTATAAGAGGTTGAAAATCGAAGATTTCAGTACGAGTTGGGAAGAGGTTAAGAAGTATGCTACTGAGAACTATGATAGAGGTTATGTTGTGACGGGGCGCTGGGGGATCAAGGAGTTGAGGGGGCTTGAGCAGCGGCCTTTCTTTGTGCATATTTCGGTGGATGGGCCAATAGAAAGTAGGTTTCGGAGGAGTGGTGATGGGGAATATGAGGTGTTTATCCAGAGGCTTGGGGAGCACGACGACCAGGAACATGTGCATGTGGTCCGGATGGCGCCGGTTCAGTTCTATGTGTCTAGTGGGGATAGTGGGGATGTTATGGAGCGTGTTGGGATGGAGGTCGATAAGCTGATGGCGGGAAGGTCCAATTCTTCGAACCCATTGCGGCCTGACTGGGACACATATTTTATGAAACTTGCCCATTTGGCGGCTTCGAGGTCTAATTGTATGAAAAGAAGGGTTGGCTGTGTGATTGTTCGCAACTCTCGAGTTATTGCAACAGGGTACAATGGTACTCCACGTCACCTGACCAACTGTTACGATGGAGGATGCCCACGGTGTAACGATGGTGGTAGTTCTCTGCACACATGTTTATGTCTGCATGCGGAAGAAAACGCATTGCTAGAGGCTGGGCGGGATCGAATTGGTAGTGGTGCGATTCTTTACTGTGACACCTGTCCCTGCTTGACCTGTTCGATTAAGATTGTACAAACGGGCATCACCCAAGTAGTATACTCAAAGTCTTATCGAATGGACAACGATAGTTTTAACGTGTTGAAACAAGGTGGAGTCGTTGTCAGACAGTTCAGCGATATCGAGTATCCTAGATTCATCGTTGTATGA
- the BNI5 gene encoding Bni5p (similar to Ashbya gossypii AFR027C) — protein sequence MSQEQFKERLVHIEQEMETLNSVISENLRTTQEPVSQTTTEETTKGKHNSAGSTMDHKRDKMVYSAKPDGLKWKNSEIEEGELQECNRNHNISHEKVTEEIEKLEMQLRELLQSGKKGTADSQNKGKEVLKPTAGRHLRENVVQEDENTQPLPAVDTSSPDIAQDVSGTAAVLGPNIEKYEQVLVPPSTTLQLAPANVARDSVKNDTKLVVIADQKKATKTKVDASDSPDATKCAPAGTETTPSHMQPLKMAKQRQIHEGSTTVMRSTSINGNGSWRSPNPFRVVSITGGSKSSHRSSTSTSAAGTVTGTAATNLHLRATSQSSNTSPPDNTTAISSAEDYAIGKLQRKHDYLTMKCVKLSKELKYLNNMKDNGSLPVEDTRKLSKALEKLQEYLDKKTKEKYEIGVLLSRKIRKQIDNGSTGQFWLGGK from the coding sequence ATGTCTCAAGAGCAGTTCAAAGAAAGACTTGTGCATATCGAACAAGAAATGGAAACTCTGAATAGCGTTATTAGTGAAAACTTACGGACAACGCAAGAACCTGTTTcacaaacaacaacagaagaaacaacGAAGGGCAAACACAACTCTGCTGGTAGTACCATGGATCACAAACGTGATAAGATGGTCTACAGTGCAAAACCAGATGGACTTAAATGGAAAAATTCGGAAATAGAAGAGGGGGAGCTGCAGGAATGTAATAGGAATCACAATATCTCGCATGAAAAGGTAACGgaagagattgaaaagCTGGAAATGCAATTGCGGGAACTGCTGCAATCAGGCAAGAAGGGGACTGCTGATAGTCAGAATAAGGGTAAAGAAGTCTTGAAGCCAACAGCTGGGAGGCACCTTCGGGAAAATGTAGTACAGGAAGACGAGAATACTCAGCCGTTACCGGCTGTTGATACCAGTTCGCCCGACATCGCTCAGGACGTTTCAGGCACAGCAGCAGTTCTTGGGCCGAACATTGAGAAATACGAACAGGTATTAGTCCCACCGTCCACAACACTGCAGCTTGCCCCTGCCAATGTTGCAAGAGACTCAGTTAAAAATGATACTAAACTAGTAGTCATTGCTGACCAAAAAAAGGCAACCAAGACGAAAGTGGACGCTTCTGACTCTCCTGATGCCACTAAATGTGCTCCTGCTGGTACAGAAACTACTCCTTCACATATGCAGCCATTGAAAATGGCAAAACAGCGGCAGATCCACGAGGGCTCCACAACCGTTATGAGATCTACTAGCATCAACGGTAATGGGTCTTGGCGCTCCCCCAACCCCTTCCGTGTCGTATCGATCACCGGTGGGAGTAAGTCGTCCCACAGAAGCTCCACCAGCACGTCTGCTGCCGGCACCGTTACCGGCACCGCTGCCACGAACCTTCATCTTCGTGCAACCTCCCAATCCTCTAATACTTCCCCGCCTGATAACACGACGGCCATCTCTTCCGCAGAGGACTACGCCATCGGCAAACTACAACGCAAACACGACTATTTAACCATGAAATGTgtcaaattatcaaaagaGCTAAAGTACTTAAACAACATGAAGGACAATGGCTCTCTGCCCGTTGAAGACACCAGAAAACTCTCAAAAGCACTGGAAAAATTACAGGAATACTTGGACAAGAAAACCAAAGAGAAGTACGAGATTGGTGTCCTACTATCCAGGAAAATCCGCAAACAAATCGACAACGGCTCTACAGGACAGTTCTGGCTGGGGGGTAAATAA